AAAAAGGACCTTAGCCATGACATATTCTTCCAGCGTCCGTTGAAATCCGTTGCAAGCTTAATTGGTAAATGTACCCTTGAGCCAGAAAAGAAACGATGCCCGAAAAGCGCTTTTGAGTTTCAATTGTTTCGCATTTTAGAACAGGTTAACCGCCTTAGCTATAAAAACGAAAACCATGACGAAATAAAATTTTACAGGACTCCTGATGAAGAGTTTAGCCCGGAGACCAAAGACCTAAGAGATAAACTTATCGCTCTGCTTAAATCCAAAGAGAAATGTTCTTTTAAAGACATCAAAAAGCACTTAAAATTAGATGTTGATGCTGGTTTTAATCTTGAAAAGGACGATGACGGCGCTCTTATTGGAGATAAGACCAGCCACTGTTTTAGAAAAATATTTAAAAAGAAGTGGGACACATATTCAGATGTAGAAAAAGAAAAAATTCTTCAGGTTATAAATTTTGCAGACGATAACAAGTGGCTTAGGGCTTATGCAAGCGAAAAGTGGGGTTTGGATGAGAAGGAGGTTAAAGCCGTTGCTAAAATCGCTCTTGAAGCCGGTTACGCCAACTACTCCCTAAAAGCTATCAATAAAATTCTGCCGTTTATGCTTGATGGGTTAAATCTTCATGATGCAAAGATTAAAGCAGGTTATGAAAACTCTCGTGGAGAAAGAAGCGAAACCGAGATTATTAAAAACATACGAAACCCTATTGTCTCAAAAACTCTGTACGAATTACTTGCTCTCGTAAACCGGTTAGAAAAAGCATACGGCGTTCCAGAGCTTATAAAAATAGAAATGGCAAGAGAACTGAAAAACTCAAAAGAACAAAGAGATAAAATCAGAAAGAAAAATTTTGAAAATAAAAGAAAAAATGATGAGGCTGCAAAAGAGCTTATTACATTAGGCATAACGCCTAACAGTGAGGCTACTGTAAAGTACAAACTATGGAAAGAATGCAAGGATCAGTGCTGTCCTTACACTGGTAAGAAAATTCCAATAAATGCTCTGTTTTCTTCAGATTCTCTTTTTGAAATCGAACATATAATACCCTACTCACGCTCTCTGGACGACTCTTTTATGAACCTAACCCTCTGCTATGTTGATGAAAACAGGCGCAAAGGAGATAAAACGCCATATGAATGCTATAACGGATCGCCTCAGTACGACGAAATTCTACAAAGAATAAAAGTTCTGCCTAAAGCTAAACAGCGAAAATTCATATTAAAAGAAATACCTGAAGACTTTGCTTCAAGGCAACTAAATGATACCGCCTATATGAGCAGAGAGGCGGTGTCGCTTTTAAGCAAATACAAGGTTCAACCTTCAAAAGGACAGGTTACATCGGTAATACGTCATCTTTGGGGCCTTAACACTATCTTAGGCCCATCTTCTGAGAAAAACCGTAATGACCACCGCCAACATGCCATTGATGCCATCGTAATAGCTTTGACAGAGGAAAAGACAATTAATAAACTCTCACAGTACAGTAAATACAAAAGGCAGGCAATAAGCGAAAGATTTCCCGCACCTTGGGAATTTTTCCGTAACGATGTTGCTGAGACAATCAACAGACTGGCCGTCTCAATCAGAGTCAATAAACGCCTGAGAGGCCAACTCCACGAAGAGACGTTTTACGGCAAGGTCACAGACAAAAAAAATGACAAAAATATGCAGATGTTCCGTGTCAGAAAAGACGTTGTTGAGGACATGAAAATGAGCACAGTCGAGCAAATAGCTGACCCCAAAATCAGAGAAATTATCCGAAATGCTGTAATTAACGGTACAATCAAATCTGATCCTCCGACTTTACCCACAAAAGACGGCAAAAATCCAATTCCTATTAAAAAGGTAATAACCTACATACCATCCAGCAATATGATACTGCTGCCAGGCCGTCCCGACAAAAAAACGTATGTTGCGCCAGGAGCCAACCACCACATCGTCATCTATCGCTATAAAGACAACAAAGGCAACGTCAAACAAGGCGGTGAGGTTTGTAGCTTTTTTGAAGCCGTCAAACGCTTCAGGCGCGGTGAAAAAGTCATAAATAAAAATATTGGCGACGATAAGGAATTTTTATATTCGTTGTCTAAAAATGAAATGTTTATTCTTGACGTTGATGAAAACGAAATATCTCTTGATCCACAAAATTACAACGAAATCTCTAAAAAACTTTACAGAGTCAAGGAAATTGATGCTGGAAGCGTACGGGTTATACTAAAACGGCACTTTGAGGCTACACGTGACGAAGACCCTGTTAGAAGAGTAGCTAATACCCTAAAAGGTATAAAAGTCATAGTTGACAGACTTGGGAGGATAACAAAAGCCTATGATTAAACGAACAGTCAGCATAGATAATCCGTCAAGGCTCAACATTGAGCACAAACAGCTTGTTATCACTCAAAATGACGAGGCTGTAGGCAGAGTTCCCATCGAAGACATTGGTCTTTTGATTGTGGAAAACCCAAACGTCAGCTATACGCATTCGTGTTTTGTGTCTTTGCTTGAAAACAACGCCGCTATTGTCCTCATTGGAAAAAGCCACTACCCTGCCGGACTTTTCTTGCCTCTTGAAACAAATTCCGTGCAGACTGAGCGTTTCAAATCGCAAATTGAGGCGGCAGTGTCTCTTAAAAAACAACTTTGGCAGCAAATAGTCCGAAAGAAGATAATTAATCAGGCAAAGTTACTGGAAAGTTCGGGGGCGGCTATTGCGCCTCTAACAGAGATGGCAAGAAACGTAAAATCCGGAGATTCTAATAATCTTGAAGCACACGCCGCCCGCTATTACTGGAAAAATCTCTTTGGTAAAAAATTCAAGCGAGACCGGTTTGGTTTTTATCCAAATAATCTTCTGAATTACGGCTATATAATTCTTAGGGCGGCAACAGCCCGCTCTTTGGTTAGTTCCGGGCTGCTTCCCACCCTGGGCATTCATCACCGCAATAAGTATAACGCATTTTGCTTAGCGGATGACGTTATGGAACCTTACCGTGTTTTTATTGACAGGAAAGTGCATGAGCTATACGCTGCCTCCGATATAAGCGAACTTGAAACTCAAGAGTTGGATGAGCTGCCGTTAGATAAAATGACTCTGACCAAAGAGATAAAAAAAGAACTGCTTGGTATATTGGCTGCTGATGTCGTGTTGGATGACAACACTTTTCCGCTTATGACAGCCCTAAACAGAACTACGGCATCGCTTCAGCGGTGCTTTGCAAAAGAACAGAAAGATATTGAGTATCCGAGTCTGTGATTTTGATTAACTATGTGCGAGTTAAATAAATACAGAATAATGTGGTTAATAGTTCTATTTGATTTGCCGACTGAAACGAAAAAAGAGCGAAAGGCTTACACAAAATTCAGAAACTTTCTTCTTGATGACGGCTTTAACATGATGCAGTACTCAGTGTACTACCGTCACTGCGCAAGCAGAGAGAACGCCGAAGCTCACACAAGGCGCATTAAGGCGGCACTGCCGGAAAAGGGATTTGTGAATGTCGTCACCATTACCGACAAGCAGTTTGGTGACATTCAATTCTTTGTGGGAAAAAAAGAAAAACCACCCCCCAATGCTCCGCATCAACTTGAATTATTTTGAAGCTATCGAATTTTATAGTCGAGCACAATATTGTTCAAAAACCTCGATTTTTACCGCTTATCAACACCTCCACACTCATTTTTTCTCACCATTTTTTACTCGTTTACCCTTTCTTTTCAACTACTTGTGTAGTTGGTAGTATAACATATCAGTGCCTGAAAGCAACCCACAACACAAACCTGCACGAAAGACAGAGGGAGGCCAGTATAACATATCAGTGCCTGAAAGCAACCCACAACGTAGGTGAGCTAAGTTACCAGAGCAGTTATAGTATAACATATCAGTGCCTGAAAGCAACCCACAACCCGACATATTGATACCCATTGCCATCGTTTAGTATAACATATCAGTGCCTGAAAGCAACCCACAACTACAGTAACCTCGACAGAACTAACATATGCAGTATAACATATCAGTGCCTGAAAGCAACCCACAACCAATTACAATAATGACGCTTACAGCAAGGCAGTATAACATATCAGTGCCTGAAAGCAACCCACAACAAAAGACGAGCTGCGTCTTTTACTTTTAAAGTATAACATATCAGTGCCTGAAAGCAACCCACAACCTAATTATAATTGTGTTTGTGCGCAAATCTAGTATAACATATCAGTGCCTGAAAGCAACCCACAACACTCCGATACTTCTGTCAATTTTCCCTCCAGTATAACATATCAGTGCCTGAAAGCAACCCACAACTACCAATAAGTAATGCCGCCACAGTCATTAAGTATAACATATCAGTGCCTGAAAGCAACCCACAACTACCAATAAGTAATGCCGCCACAGTCATTAAGTATAACATATCAGTGCCTGAAAGCAACCCACAACTCGGAGGGCAGTTTTGGTATGGCATACATAAGTATAACATATCAGTGCCTGAAAGCAACCCACAACCTTGCAGTTGCGAAGTCGCACATCCTCAGTAGTATAACATATCAGTGCCTGAAAGCAACCCACAACATGTCTTTAGGTGCGGCGAGCAACTGTTTTAGTATAACATATCAGTGCCTGAAAGCAACCCACAACCCCGGACATCTACACCCGCAAAGAACGGTTAGTATAACATATCAGTGCCTGAAAGCAACCCACAACCATACACAATGTTATCATATTTTGTAACCGAGTATAACATATCAGTGCCTGAAAGCAACCCACAACGTTATATGCAATTTATGAATCAAGGGATGGAGTATAACATATCAGTGCCTGAAAGCAACCCACAACGTCAAGGATTATCAGGGTAAAACGATAGTAAGTATAACATATCAGTGCCTGAAAGCAACCCACAACATCAGATCGTTTTTACGTGACAGGAAATCAAGTATAACATATCAGTGCCTGAAAGCAACCCACAACTAAATCGTTGAGGATAGAAACTATTGCAGAGTATAACATATCAGTGCCTGAAAGCAACACGACTTTAAAAAGTTCTGAAGTGTTATACTAATTAAAAGGTAATGGCAATAGGTTTTTTTTAATTATGTTTCAAAACAACTTAGACATCATATATTTCATCTATGGGGCATCCTATGTAACCATGGGAATTGTTGTTCTGAGGCAACCAAAGGAAGGTAGCACATTTAAACTGGCAGGTGTTC
This region of Nitrospirota bacterium genomic DNA includes:
- the cas9 gene encoding type II CRISPR RNA-guided endonuclease Cas9 (Cas9, originally named Csn1, is the large, multifunctional signature protein of type II CRISPR/Cas systems. It is well known even to general audiences because its RNA-guided endonuclease activity has made it a popular tool for custom editing of eukaryotic genomes.); amino-acid sequence: MAYTLGLDLGTNSIGWACVNTDSKKIIDAGVLIFQEGVNRKNGVEISKNTKRRLKRQLRRQYGRKCQRRDRLTEKLKEYQMFQDESALMFYAMNPYELRAKGLDSQLSKLEFGRVLLHLSKRRGFKSSRKSQSEDVKKDTAFKEDLKRLPEEIKANNCRTLGEYLYLLQGKSEKIRCKPTQRKLYEDEFELLWDKQSSYYPELTTELKKDLSHDIFFQRPLKSVASLIGKCTLEPEKKRCPKSAFEFQLFRILEQVNRLSYKNENHDEIKFYRTPDEEFSPETKDLRDKLIALLKSKEKCSFKDIKKHLKLDVDAGFNLEKDDDGALIGDKTSHCFRKIFKKKWDTYSDVEKEKILQVINFADDNKWLRAYASEKWGLDEKEVKAVAKIALEAGYANYSLKAINKILPFMLDGLNLHDAKIKAGYENSRGERSETEIIKNIRNPIVSKTLYELLALVNRLEKAYGVPELIKIEMARELKNSKEQRDKIRKKNFENKRKNDEAAKELITLGITPNSEATVKYKLWKECKDQCCPYTGKKIPINALFSSDSLFEIEHIIPYSRSLDDSFMNLTLCYVDENRRKGDKTPYECYNGSPQYDEILQRIKVLPKAKQRKFILKEIPEDFASRQLNDTAYMSREAVSLLSKYKVQPSKGQVTSVIRHLWGLNTILGPSSEKNRNDHRQHAIDAIVIALTEEKTINKLSQYSKYKRQAISERFPAPWEFFRNDVAETINRLAVSIRVNKRLRGQLHEETFYGKVTDKKNDKNMQMFRVRKDVVEDMKMSTVEQIADPKIREIIRNAVINGTIKSDPPTLPTKDGKNPIPIKKVITYIPSSNMILLPGRPDKKTYVAPGANHHIVIYRYKDNKGNVKQGGEVCSFFEAVKRFRRGEKVINKNIGDDKEFLYSLSKNEMFILDVDENEISLDPQNYNEISKKLYRVKEIDAGSVRVILKRHFEATRDEDPVRRVANTLKGIKVIVDRLGRITKAYD
- the cas2 gene encoding CRISPR-associated endonuclease Cas2, with the translated sequence MCELNKYRIMWLIVLFDLPTETKKERKAYTKFRNFLLDDGFNMMQYSVYYRHCASRENAEAHTRRIKAALPEKGFVNVVTITDKQFGDIQFFVGKKEKPPPNAPHQLELF
- the cas1 gene encoding type II CRISPR-associated endonuclease Cas1 produces the protein MIKRTVSIDNPSRLNIEHKQLVITQNDEAVGRVPIEDIGLLIVENPNVSYTHSCFVSLLENNAAIVLIGKSHYPAGLFLPLETNSVQTERFKSQIEAAVSLKKQLWQQIVRKKIINQAKLLESSGAAIAPLTEMARNVKSGDSNNLEAHAARYYWKNLFGKKFKRDRFGFYPNNLLNYGYIILRAATARSLVSSGLLPTLGIHHRNKYNAFCLADDVMEPYRVFIDRKVHELYAASDISELETQELDELPLDKMTLTKEIKKELLGILAADVVLDDNTFPLMTALNRTTASLQRCFAKEQKDIEYPSL